A window from Solanum stenotomum isolate F172 chromosome 5, ASM1918654v1, whole genome shotgun sequence encodes these proteins:
- the LOC125864738 gene encoding lysine--tRNA ligase — MDSSVSTEPLSKNALKREKKAKEKEHLEQEKKAAAVAKRQMEQHNLPENDNLDPTQYLANRLRNVESLRESGINPYPHKFFITMSIPEFISRYAHLNTGEFPEDIDISLAGRVISKRASSSKLYFYEMLGGGVRVQVLASARDSDVDAVQFSNYHSGVKRGDIIGVRGYPGKSKRGELSIFAKSFIVLAPCLHMLPRRLTSSVVDETQTQSFQGTTANDTWTPGDPRNPESYVLRDQETRYRQRYLDLMMNPDIRTLFRTRARIISYVRNFLNSLEFLEVETPSMNLTAGGAAARPFVTHHNELDTKLFMRVSPELYLKKLVVGGFDRVYEMGKQFRNEGMDLTHSPEFTMCELYMAYADYNDLMDLTEQLLSGMVKELTGSYKIRYHANGLDNEPIEIDFTPPFRKIDMLSELEKVANISIPSDLSSETANKYLIDVCEKFDVKCPPPHTTTRLLDKLVGHFIEVNCINPTFIINHPEIMSPLAKSHRSEPGLTERFNLFVNRRELCDAYTELNDPAAQRERFAEQLKDRQLGDDEAMDLDESFITALEYGLPPTGGLGMGIDRLTMLLTDSQNVKEVILFPAMRSQ, encoded by the exons ATGGATTCATCTGTTTCAACAGAGCCACTTAGCAAGAA TGCTCTTAAGAGAGAAAAGAAGGCAAAGGAGAAGGAGCACCTTGAACAGGAAAAGAAG GCAGCAGCAGTAGCTAAAAGGCAAATGGAGCAACACAATTTACCTGAGAATGATAATTTGGATCCTACT CAATACCTGGCGAACAGATTGAGGAACGTTGAGTCGTTGAGAGAATCTGGAATCAATCCATATCCACATAAGTTCTTCATCACAATGTCTATTCCTGAATTTATCAGCAGATATGCTCATCTAAATACTGGAGAATTTCCTGAAGACATTGATATCTCCTTAGCAG GGAGAGTGATAAGCAAGCGTGCATCATCGTCAAAACTCTATTTCTATGAAATGCTTGGTGGTGGGGTGAGAGTACAAGTACTGGCTAGTGCAAG GGATTCTGATGTGGATGCTGTTCAGTTTTCTAACTATCACTCTGGAGTGAAGCGAGGTGACATAATTGGTGTCCGCGGATATCCTG GAAAGAGTAAGAGAGGAGAGCTAAGTATCTTTGCAAAATCTTTTATAGTTCTTGCCCCTTGCCTACACATGTTACCGAGGCGGCTGACCTCCTCTGTCGTAGATGAAACTCAGACACAG AGTTTCCAAGGAACAACAGCTAATGATACTTGGACTCCAGGAGATCCGAGAAACCCCGAGTCATATGTGTTAAGGGATCAG GAAACTCGGTATCGTCAAAGGTACTTAGATCTAATGATGAATCCAGATATTCGAACTTTATTCAGGACTCGTGCCAGAATCATTTCTTACGTTAGGAATTTCCTCAATAGTCTTGAGTTTCTCGAG GTGGAGACTCCTTCTATGAATTTGACAGCTGGAGGAGCTGCAGCCAGACCATTTGTCACTCACCATAACGAGTTGGACACAAAACTATTCATGCGTGTTTCCCCCGAGCTTTATCTTAAGAAGTTGGTTGTTGGTGGATTTGATCGTGTTTATGAGATGGGGAAGCAATTCAGGAATGAAGGAATGGATTTAACTCACTCTCCTGAGTTCACAATGTGTGAACTTTATATGGCTTACGCTGATTACAATGACTTGATGGATTTGACAGAGCAGCTACTATCAG GTATGGTGAAGGAGCTAACCGGAAGCTATAAAATAAGGTACCATGCTAATGGATTGGATAATGAACCGATAGAAATTGATTTCACTCCTCCATTCAG AAAGATTGATATGTTGTCGGAGTTGGAGAAAGTCGCTAACATCAGTATACCTAGTGATCTATCGAGTGAAACTGCTAATAAGTACTTGATAGATGTATGTGAAAAGTTTGATGTCAAATGCCCTCCACCTCATACCACAACACGATTACTCGATAAG CTAGTTGGTCATTTTATTGAAGTAAACTGCATAAATCCCACTTTTATTATCAACCATCCTGAGATCATGAGCCCACTGGCTAAATCACACAGATCAGAACCTGGTTTGACTGAGCGTTTCAACTTATTTGTTAACAGAAGAGAG CTATGTGATGCCTATACTGAACTAAATGATCCTGCAGCACAGAGAGAACGTTTCGCTGAACAATTAAAG GACCGACAATTAGGAGACGACGAGGCAATGGATTTGGATGAATCCTTCATTACTGCATTGGAGTATGGATTGCCCCCTACTGGTGGACTAGGCATGGGGATTGATAGACTTACAATGTTGCTTACAGATTCACAAAATGTCAAG GAAGTTATCCTCTTTCCAGCCATGAGATCACAATGA
- the LOC125864743 gene encoding acyl-coenzyme A oxidase 4, peroxisomal-like isoform X1, whose amino-acid sequence MKVPATKIQEEMSKEAKSSYFDLPALDVSVAFPQATPVSVFPKCTSDYYQLDDLLTSEEKAVRLKVRECMEKEIAPIMTKYWEKAEFPFEVIPKLGALHISGGTIKGYGCPGLSVTGSAIALAEIARVDASCSTFILVHSSLAMLTIGLLGSEMQREKYLPSLADLSSISCWGLTEPDYGSDASALRTTATKVEGGWILEGQKRWIGNSTFADVLVIFARNTATNQINGFIVQKDAPGLQSTKIENKIGLRMVQNGDILFKKVFVPDEDRLPGVNSFKDTSKVLAVSRVMVAWMPIGIAMGVYDMCHRYLKERKQFGAPLAAFQLNQQKLVQMLGNIQAMLLVGWRLCKLYESGKMTPGQASLGKSWNTLRARETVSLGRELLGGNGILADFLVAKAFCDLEPIYTFEGTYDINTLVTGREITGLPSFKPAPLRPQSRL is encoded by the exons ATGAAAGTTCCAGCAACTAAAATTCAAG AGGAAATGTCTAAAGAGGCGAAAAGTTCCTATTTTGATCTACCAGCTTTGGATGTTTCTGTTGCATTTCCTCAAGCAACACCAGTGTCTGTCTTTCCTAAATGCA CTTCAGACTATTATCAGCTTGATGATCTCTTGACTTCTGAAGAGAAAGCCGTCAGACTGAAAGTGAGAGAGTGCATGGAAAAAGAAATTGCTCCTATAATGACAAAG TACTGGGAGAAAGCAGAGTTTCCGTTTGAAGTCATTCCGAAACTTGGTGCTTTGCACATATCTGGTGGCACTATAAAG GGGTATGGTTGTCCAGGTTTATCAGTAACTGGAAGTGCCATTGCCCTAGCAGAAATTGCCAGAGTTGATGCAAGCTGCTCTACATTCATTTTGGTGCATTCATCTTTGGCAATGCTCACTATTG GACTATTGGGATCAGAAATGCAAAGGGAAAAATACTTGCCATCTCTGGCTGATCTTAGCAGTATATCTTGTTGG GGTCTAACTGAGCCAGACTATGGAAGCGATGCAAGTGCTTTGAGGACCACTGCCACAAAG GTTGAAGGAGGTTGGATCCTTGAAGGGCAAAAACGGTGGATAGGAAACAGCACTTTTGCGGATGTGTTGGTTATATTTGCTAGAAACACAGCCACAAACCAAATAAATGG TTTCATTGTACAGAAGGATGCTCCAGGCTTGCAATCCactaaaatagaaaacaaaattgGGCTGCGGATGGTTCAAAATGGAGATATCCTCTTTAAGAAAGTGTTTGTTCCTGATGAGGATAGACTACCAGGTGTCAATTCTTTCAAGGATACAAGTAAG GTGCTTGCTGTATCACGTGTCATGGTTGCGTGGATGCCTATAGGCATTGCAATGGGTGTATATGATATGTGTCACAG GTATTTAAAAGAGAGGAAGCAATTCGGAGCTCCATTGGCTGCTTTCCAGCTAAATCAACAGAAGCTGGTTCAGATGTTGGGAAACATTCAGGCTATGCTTCTTGTTGGATGGCGCCTTTGCAAGTTGTATGAGAGTGGTAAAATGACTCCTGGTCAGGCTAGCTTGGGGAAG TCATGGAATACCTTGAGGGCTAGAGAGACCGTTTCTCTTGGACGAGAACTACTTGGTGGTAATGGTATCTTGGCGGATTTCCTAGTTGCAAAG GCATTCTGTGACTTGGAGCCCATCTATACGTTCGAGGGTACCTATGATATCAACACCCTAGTAACAGGTAGAGAAATTACAGGTCTTCCTAGCTTTAAGCCAGCACCATTGAGGCCACAGAGTCGTCTGTAA
- the LOC125864743 gene encoding acyl-coenzyme A oxidase 4, peroxisomal-like isoform X2, which translates to MSKEAKSSYFDLPALDVSVAFPQATPVSVFPKCTSDYYQLDDLLTSEEKAVRLKVRECMEKEIAPIMTKYWEKAEFPFEVIPKLGALHISGGTIKGYGCPGLSVTGSAIALAEIARVDASCSTFILVHSSLAMLTIGLLGSEMQREKYLPSLADLSSISCWGLTEPDYGSDASALRTTATKVEGGWILEGQKRWIGNSTFADVLVIFARNTATNQINGFIVQKDAPGLQSTKIENKIGLRMVQNGDILFKKVFVPDEDRLPGVNSFKDTSKVLAVSRVMVAWMPIGIAMGVYDMCHRYLKERKQFGAPLAAFQLNQQKLVQMLGNIQAMLLVGWRLCKLYESGKMTPGQASLGKSWNTLRARETVSLGRELLGGNGILADFLVAKAFCDLEPIYTFEGTYDINTLVTGREITGLPSFKPAPLRPQSRL; encoded by the exons ATGTCTAAAGAGGCGAAAAGTTCCTATTTTGATCTACCAGCTTTGGATGTTTCTGTTGCATTTCCTCAAGCAACACCAGTGTCTGTCTTTCCTAAATGCA CTTCAGACTATTATCAGCTTGATGATCTCTTGACTTCTGAAGAGAAAGCCGTCAGACTGAAAGTGAGAGAGTGCATGGAAAAAGAAATTGCTCCTATAATGACAAAG TACTGGGAGAAAGCAGAGTTTCCGTTTGAAGTCATTCCGAAACTTGGTGCTTTGCACATATCTGGTGGCACTATAAAG GGGTATGGTTGTCCAGGTTTATCAGTAACTGGAAGTGCCATTGCCCTAGCAGAAATTGCCAGAGTTGATGCAAGCTGCTCTACATTCATTTTGGTGCATTCATCTTTGGCAATGCTCACTATTG GACTATTGGGATCAGAAATGCAAAGGGAAAAATACTTGCCATCTCTGGCTGATCTTAGCAGTATATCTTGTTGG GGTCTAACTGAGCCAGACTATGGAAGCGATGCAAGTGCTTTGAGGACCACTGCCACAAAG GTTGAAGGAGGTTGGATCCTTGAAGGGCAAAAACGGTGGATAGGAAACAGCACTTTTGCGGATGTGTTGGTTATATTTGCTAGAAACACAGCCACAAACCAAATAAATGG TTTCATTGTACAGAAGGATGCTCCAGGCTTGCAATCCactaaaatagaaaacaaaattgGGCTGCGGATGGTTCAAAATGGAGATATCCTCTTTAAGAAAGTGTTTGTTCCTGATGAGGATAGACTACCAGGTGTCAATTCTTTCAAGGATACAAGTAAG GTGCTTGCTGTATCACGTGTCATGGTTGCGTGGATGCCTATAGGCATTGCAATGGGTGTATATGATATGTGTCACAG GTATTTAAAAGAGAGGAAGCAATTCGGAGCTCCATTGGCTGCTTTCCAGCTAAATCAACAGAAGCTGGTTCAGATGTTGGGAAACATTCAGGCTATGCTTCTTGTTGGATGGCGCCTTTGCAAGTTGTATGAGAGTGGTAAAATGACTCCTGGTCAGGCTAGCTTGGGGAAG TCATGGAATACCTTGAGGGCTAGAGAGACCGTTTCTCTTGGACGAGAACTACTTGGTGGTAATGGTATCTTGGCGGATTTCCTAGTTGCAAAG GCATTCTGTGACTTGGAGCCCATCTATACGTTCGAGGGTACCTATGATATCAACACCCTAGTAACAGGTAGAGAAATTACAGGTCTTCCTAGCTTTAAGCCAGCACCATTGAGGCCACAGAGTCGTCTGTAA
- the LOC125865029 gene encoding phosphoinositide phosphatase SAC8: MEIEPNSIDHFKLYSQLELQEFADKFVFRSPESSTEGFSVSRYDGNIEKLNGDMSFGKPSKVSTIYGVAGTIRLLAGSHILLITSRKEVGNYLGFPIFRVMSMKFLSCNEASRHLTRQEKRDETYFMNLLTIVESTPGLYYSYETDITVNLQRRCNLAKGWMSKPVWKQADPRFVWNKNLLEELIENKLDGFIVPLLQGNILNFQTGHLKLKDSPATIALISRRCTRRLGTRMWRRGANLEGDAANFIETEQLLEFEGFRSSFLQIRGSIPLLWEQIVDLSYKPRLNIIDHEETPKVVERHFHDLLQRYGHVVAVDLTNKQGDEGLLSAAYAAETQKLSSVRYVSFDFHHCCGGSNFDNIQLLYDQIAEDFEKNGYFLIDTEEKIILEQRGVIRSNCIDCLDRTNVTQSYLARKSLDSQLQRLGALSSNECISMFTEDFEIFKTMWVEQGDEISLEYSGTHALKRDLVRYGKQTMTGLIKDGMSAISRYFLNNFQDGIRQDAADLISGRYSVNRDSPSPFQNNGFDSLSYLPVASALLIGGLTVTTITINQAGRNTNTILSSALCAGVIAGVMALVKSNGRQICSRPRLCGLL; the protein is encoded by the exons ATGGAAATTGAACCGAATTCAATTGACCATTTCAAGCTATATAGCCAATTGGAATTACAGGAGTTCGCCGACAAATTCGTTTTCCGATCACCGGAATCATCCACTGAAGGCTTCTCCGTTAGCCGCTACGATGGGAACATCGAGAAACTCAATG GTGATATGAGCTTTGGAAAACCTTCAAAAGTATCTACTATTTATGGAGTTGCTGGAACAATTAGGTTGTTGGCAG GAtcacatatattattaataacatCCCGGAAAGAAGTGGGGAACTATCTTGGTTTTCCTATTTTCCGTGTGATGTCCATGAAGTTTCTTTCCTGCAACGAGGCATCAAGGCATCTTACACGTCAAGAA AAAAGAGATGAAACTTACTTCATGAATTTGTTGACAATAGTGGAATCAACTCCAGGCTTGTATTATTCCTATGAAACAGATATAACAGTGAA CTTGCAGAGAAGATGCAATTTGGCAAAAGGGTGGATGAGTAAACCAGTTTGGAAACAG GCTGATCCACGGTTTGTTTGGAATAAAAATCTGTTGGAGGAACTGATTGAAAATAAG CTTGATGGATTCATCGTTCCTCTATTGCAAGGAAATATCCTGAA CTTCCAGACTGGACATCTTAAACTCAAAGATTCACCAGCTACCATAGCATTGATTTCAAGGAGATGCACACGGCGCTTGG GAACACGAATGTGGAGAAGAGGGGCTAATCTAGAAGGAGATGCTGCTAATTTTATTGAAACTGAGCAGTTGCTGGAGTTTGAAGGTTTCAGGTCTTCTTTTCTGCAA ATTCGAGGTTCAATTCCACTCCTGTGGGAGCAAATTGTTGATTTGAGCTATAAACCACGGCTTAATATTATCGATCACGAGGAAACA CCAAAAGTCGTGGAGCGCCATTTTCATGATCTCTTGCAAAGATATGGGCATGTCGTTGCAGTTGACCTGACAAACAAG CAAGGTGATGAGGGTCTATTAAGTGCAGCTTATGCAGCAGAAACCCAAAAGCTGTCAAGTGTGAG ATACGTGTCGTTTGACTTTCATCACTGTTGTGGGGGATCAAACTTTGACAACATACAACTTCTATATGATCAGATCGCAGaggattttgaaaaaaatgg ATACTTTCTCATAGACACAGAAGAGAAGATTATATTAGAGCAGAGAGGAGTTATTAGATCCAACTGCATTGACTGCCTAGATCGAACAAATGTTACTCAG AGCTACCTGGCTCGGAAGTCTTTGGATTCTCAACTCCAAAGACTTGGTGCACTTTCTTCAAATGAGTGCATTTCTATGTTCACTGAAGATTTTGAAATCTTTAAGACTA TGTGGGTGGAGCAAGGTGATGAAATCAGCCTGGAATATTCTGGAACACATGCTCTAAAACGGGACCTTGTCAG ATATGGAAAACAGACTATGACAGGACTTATAAAAGATGGGATGAGTGCCATTTCAAGATACTTCTTGAACAATTTTCAGGATGGAATTCGCCAG GATGCAGCGGACCTTATAAGTGGTCGCTACAGCGTTAACAGGGATAGCCCCTCTCCATTCCAGAATAATGGATTCGATTCACTCAGT TATCTACCAGTAGCATCAGCACTTTTAATTGGAGGATTGACCGTGACCACCATCACGATTAACCAAG CTGGACGAAATACAAATACCATTCTGTCCTCTGCACTGTGTGCTGGTGTAATTGCTGGAGTTATGGCACTAGTCAAATCAAATGGAAGGCAAATCTGCTCAAGGCCTCGATTGTGTGGACTGCTGTAA
- the LOC125865323 gene encoding protein trichome birefringence-like 3 — protein sequence MGWTNSARRKLTLPIITAIVFTFLVFIFLLYTERITTISRFKLNCPKRNSADDRALESDSIDNPGDDILDFDPDECSVNHGKWMFNSSIKPLYTDRTCPYIDKQYSCIKNGRNDSYYLHWEWKPDDCMLPRFDPEIALRKLQGKRLMFVGDSLQRNQWISFICLVESVIPKDKKSMKRGRVHSVFKAKEYDATIEFYWAPFLVESNTDIPIKSDPKQRIIKVDSISQRAKNWLGADILVFNTYVWWMSGLKTKALWGEFENGEEGYEELETAVSYRVALRTWANWIDSTIDPSKTKVFFTTMSPSHQKNKEWGNVNGIRCFNETRPVTKKGHWGTGSNKEMMNVVASVMRRMKVPVTVLNVTQLSEYRIDAHTSIYGELQGKLLTNEQRADPLHFADCIHWCLPGVPDTWNQLLFAYL from the exons ATGGGATGGACAAATTCTGCCAGAAGAAAACTCACTTTGCCCATAATCACAGCCATCGTCTTTACCTTCTTAGTCTTCATTTTTCTCTTGTATACCGAAAGGATCACAACTATTTCGAGGTTTAAGCTCAATTGTCCCAAAAGAAATTCTGCAG ATGATAGAGCATTGGAGAGTGATTCAATAGACAATCCAGGAGACGatattcttgattttgatcCTGATGAATGCAGTGTCAATCATGGGAAATGGATGTTTAATTCTTCGATTAAGCCATTGTACACAGACAGGACTTGTCCGTATATTGATAAACAATATTCTTGTATTAAGAATGGTCGAAATGACTCATATTATCTTCACTGGGAATGGAAGCCTGATGACTGCATGTTACCAAG GTTTGATCCTGAGATTGCCCTAAGAAAGCTTCAAGGGAAAAGACTAATGTTTGTAGGGGATTCACTACAGAGAAATCAATGGatatcttttatttgtttagttgaATCTGTAATCCCAAAAGACAAGAAATCCATGAAACGAGGCCGCGTTCATTCTGTATTCAAAGCTAAG GAATATGATGCCACCATTGAGTTCTATTGGGCACCATTCTTAGTGGAATCTAACACTGATATTCCTATTAAAAGTGATCCAAAGCAGAGAATTATCAAAGTGGACTCAATTTCTCAGCGTGCCAAAAATTGGTTAGGAGCAGACATCCTTGTTTTCAATACTTATGTTTGGTGGATGAGTGGACTCAAGACCAAAGCACT ATGGGGTGAATTCGAAAACGGAGAAGAAGGTTATGAAGAATTAGAAACAGCAGTTTCCTACAGAGTAGCATTAAGGACATGGGCAAATTGGATTGATTCAACAATTGATCCAAGcaaaacaaaagtttttttcacTACAATGTCCCCTTCACACCAAAA AAATAAAGAATGGGGGAACGTAAACGGGATCAGGTGCTTCAACGAGACGAGACCAGTAACGAAGAAGGGTCACTGGGGAACTGGTTCAAATAAAGAGATGATGAATGTTGTTGCTAGTGTCATGAGGAGAATGAAAGTTCCTGTTACAGTATTAAATGTAACGCAACTATCTGAATACAGAATCGATGCACATACGTCGATTTATGGTGAATTACAAGGCAAATTGTTAACAAATGAGCAAAGAGCAGATCCATTGCATTTTGCAGATTGTATACATTGGTGTTTGCCTGGAGTTCCTGATACTTGGAATCAGTTGCTTTTTGCATATTTGTAG